A stretch of Elephas maximus indicus isolate mEleMax1 chromosome 20, mEleMax1 primary haplotype, whole genome shotgun sequence DNA encodes these proteins:
- the CDHR4 gene encoding cadherin-related family member 4 isoform X5 — translation MNISESLGPGTVLEPFPFNCTSSAPTLELLYVQPPTTFFNPPSLRRQGSYYVGTVTFSSSVRLDALAVNHYRLQLRFKCGIHVTEGPLFLDVQRDPSHVQCAGRFASPAGEIIEVPETVTPGARLYTLLLPGLELKGAQMSITSAQDPSYFPGSFSINQQGWLQVPAQGLKGQSQKVFQLRISVAFGQGQNCQGMLTVKVLPVPSSQVSFQQPAQNITILENLAPGEKVIQVRAQGLDVRYEIVSPVPCPFYSIGHADGVLRLTAPLELARAPVAAFTRLQVKAFERLRPWASAELDLTVSVRSVNRWPPRCLPALLVAQIPETAPVGTVLNTLTCTDPDSASTTLDYQLWFHSPPGRASLCLRDRVLEVNTTLDCDTPGACFQHTASILVFDDGQPPMTTEVPVLVMVTPINEFSPTCAPRTFRVREDARPHALLGSVVGVDMDYPHDSIEYYASGRPATFTVDRLSGEVHLLGTLDYEQQRLYRLTVQLIDHGQDQDPTSHRSGSCTITIEVEDVNDHAPECEPPYQELTIHTPPGRSVEVINVSCRIPQEPQRLTFSYSIVGGNTQSRFSLKGAMLVHSDPVPSPPWSQQPNTYELLIRVTDAGPSIPYLSTTATIIVHLVPWRASTVATSTHRTTMPSMMTPLLVTDTKVFWQPEPWFVVVLTVTGALLLFALGCLLSRLLRGVAPLLQTPNKSAQDLLLNSIQGTEGSTEGFMEAPRMETPQQSFDGRAQDPRESFSSQTGLYLGPPSLIPSLYLLPLGICHLPFP, via the exons ATGAATATCTCTGAGAGCCTGGGCCCTGGCACAGTTCTTGAGCCTTTCCCCTTCAACTGCACCTCCTCCGCACCCACCTTGGAGCTGCTCTATGTGCAGCCACCCACCACCTTCTTCAACCCACCCAGCCTCAGGAGGCAAGGCTCCTACTATGTGGGCACG GTGACTTTCAGCAGCTCGGTTCGGCTTGATGCTCTAGCAGTAAACCACTACAGACTGCAGCTGCGATTCAAGTGTGGCATCCATGTGACTGAGGGGCCACTCTTTTTGGATGTGCAGCGGGATCCCAGTCATGTCCAGTGTGCCGGCCGATTTGCCAGCCCAG CTGGGGAAATCATTGAGGTGCCAGAGACGGTCACACCGGGGGCCCGGCTGTACACTTTGCTGCTCCCAGGCCTGGAACTCAAAGGAGCCCAG ATGAGCATCACCAGTGCCCAGGACCCTTCATACTTCCCTGGATCTTTCTCCATCAATCAGCAGGGTTGGCTGCAGGTGCCAGCCCAGGGCCTCAAAGGCCAGTCTCAAAAG GTCTTCCAGCTGCGGATCTCAGTGGCTTTCGGACAGGGCCAAAACTGCCAGGGGATGCTGACAGTGAAGGTTTTGCCTGTCCCCTCCAGTCAGGTCTCCTTCCA GCAGCCGGCCCAGAACATCACCATCCTCGAGAACCTAGCCCCCGGAGAAAAAGTGATTCAGGTCCGGGCCCAGGGCTTAGATGTGCGCTACGAAATCGTCTCCCCGGTGCCCTGTCCGTTCTACTCCATAGGACACG CCGACGGCGTGCTCCGCCTCACTGCGCCGCTGGAGTTAGCTCGGGCCCCGGTAGCGGCGTTCACCAGGCTGCAGGTGAAGGCCTTCGAGAGACTCCGCCCGTGGGCCAGCGCCGAGCTCGATCTCACCGTCAGCGTGCGGTCGGTTAACCGCTGGCCTCCGCGTTGCCTCCCGGCGCTGCTGGT GGCTCAAATCCCTGAGACCGCGCCCGTGGGCACTGTGCTGAACACCCTCACTTGCACCGACCCTGACTCTGCCAGCACCACCCTCGACTACCAGTTGTGGTTTCACAGCCCTCCCGGCCGGGCTAGCCTCTGCCTTCGCGACAGGGTCCTGGAG GTGAACACCACGCTGGACTGTGACACTCCAGGGGCCTGTTTCCAGCATACAGCCTCCATTCTGGTGTTTGATGATGGTCAGCCTCCCATGACCA CTGAGGTGCCAGTACTGGTGATGGTGACACCCATCAATGAGTTCTCTCCAACCTGTGCCCCACGCACGTTCCGGGTTCGTGAGGATGCAAGGCCCCATGCACTGCTGGGTTCTGTGGTGGGCGTGGACATGGATTACCCACATGACAGCATTGAGTACTATGCTTCTGGCAGGCCTGCCACCTTTACTGTGGACCGTCTCAGTG GGGAGGTTCACCTCCTGGGAACTTTGGACTATGAGCAGCAGAGGTTGTACAGGCTCACTGTCCAGCTGATTGACCATGGCCAGGACCAGGACCCCACCAGCCACCGCTCAGGCTCCTGCACCATTACTATCGAAGTTGAG GATGTGAACGACCATGCACCTGAGTGTGAGCCCCCATACCAGGAACTCACCATCCACACACCCCCAGGCCGTAGTGTGGAGGTGATCAATGTGTCATGCCGAATACCCCAGGAGCCACAGCGCCTCACCTTCTCCTACAGCATTGTAGGAG GGAATACCCAGAGCCGATTCAGCCTGAAAGGTGCCATGCTGGTGCACAGCGACCCTGTTCCCAGCCCCCCCTGGTCACAACAGCCCAACACCTACGAGCTGTTGATCCGCGTGACTGATGCAGGTCCCTCCATCCCCTACCTCAGCACCACAGCCACCATCATTGTGCATCTGGTTCCCTGGAGGGCCAGCACAGTGGCCACGAGCACCCACAGAACCACA ATGCCCTCAATGATGACACCCCTGCTTGTGACAGACACAAAGGTTTTCTGGCAGCCGGAGCCCTGGTTTGTGGTGGTGCTGACAGTGACTGGtgcccttctcctctttgctctggGCTGTCTCCTCAGCAGGCTCCTCAGGGG CGTGGCCCCGTTGCTACAGACACCAAACAAATCAGCCCAGGATTTGCTGCTGAACAG CATCCAGGGAACTGAGGGGTCCACTGAGGGGTTCATGGAGGCACCAAGGATGGAGACACCCCAG CAGTCTTTTGATGGCAGAGCACAGGACCCCCGTGAGTCATTCTCGTCCCAAACCGGTCTCTACCTGGGCCCACCTTCTCTCATCCCATCTCTATATCTCCTACCTCTGGGCATCTGCCATTTACCCTTTCCCTGA
- the CDHR4 gene encoding cadherin-related family member 4 isoform X2 has protein sequence MELLRPLVLLLALGVFDLHSQPWFMNISESLGPGTVLEPFPFNCTSSAPTLELLYVQPPTTFFNPPSLRRQGSYYVGTVTFSSSVRLDALAVNHYRLQLRFKCGIHVTEGPLFLDVQRDPSHVQCAGRFASPAGEIIEVPETVTPGARLYTLLLPGLELKGAQMSITSAQDPSYFPGSFSINQQGWLQVPAQGLKGQSQKVFQLRISVAFGQGQNCQGMLTVKVLPVPSSQVSFQQPAQNITILENLAPGEKVIQVRAQGLDVRYEIVSPVPCPFYSIGHADGVLRLTAPLELARAPVAAFTRLQVKAFERLRPWASAELDLTVSVRSVNRWPPRCLPALLVAQIPETAPVGTVLNTLTCTDPDSASTTLDYQLWFHSPPGRASLCLRDRVLEVNTTLDCDTPGACFQHTASILVFDDGQPPMTTEVPVLVMVTPINEFSPTCAPRTFRVREDARPHALLGSVVGVDMDYPHDSIEYYASGRPATFTVDRLSGEVHLLGTLDYEQQRLYRLTVQLIDHGQDQDPTSHRSGSCTITIEVEDVNDHAPECEPPYQELTIHTPPGRSVEVINVSCRIPQEPQRLTFSYSIVGGNTQSRFSLKGAMLVHSDPVPSPPWSQQPNTYELLIRVTDAGPSIPYLSTTATIIVHLVPWRASTVATSTHRTTMPSMMTPLLVTDTKVFWQPEPWFVVVLTVTGALLLFALGCLLSRLLRGVAPLLQTPNKSAQDLLLNSIQGTEGSTEGFMEAPRMETPQSFDGRAQDPRESFSSQTGLYLGPPSLIPSLYLLPLGICHLPFP, from the exons ATGGAGCTACTCAGGCCCCTCGTGCTCCTTCTTGCTCTGGGTGTCTTTG ACCTCCACAGCCAGCCCTGGTTCATGAATATCTCTGAGAGCCTGGGCCCTGGCACAGTTCTTGAGCCTTTCCCCTTCAACTGCACCTCCTCCGCACCCACCTTGGAGCTGCTCTATGTGCAGCCACCCACCACCTTCTTCAACCCACCCAGCCTCAGGAGGCAAGGCTCCTACTATGTGGGCACG GTGACTTTCAGCAGCTCGGTTCGGCTTGATGCTCTAGCAGTAAACCACTACAGACTGCAGCTGCGATTCAAGTGTGGCATCCATGTGACTGAGGGGCCACTCTTTTTGGATGTGCAGCGGGATCCCAGTCATGTCCAGTGTGCCGGCCGATTTGCCAGCCCAG CTGGGGAAATCATTGAGGTGCCAGAGACGGTCACACCGGGGGCCCGGCTGTACACTTTGCTGCTCCCAGGCCTGGAACTCAAAGGAGCCCAG ATGAGCATCACCAGTGCCCAGGACCCTTCATACTTCCCTGGATCTTTCTCCATCAATCAGCAGGGTTGGCTGCAGGTGCCAGCCCAGGGCCTCAAAGGCCAGTCTCAAAAG GTCTTCCAGCTGCGGATCTCAGTGGCTTTCGGACAGGGCCAAAACTGCCAGGGGATGCTGACAGTGAAGGTTTTGCCTGTCCCCTCCAGTCAGGTCTCCTTCCA GCAGCCGGCCCAGAACATCACCATCCTCGAGAACCTAGCCCCCGGAGAAAAAGTGATTCAGGTCCGGGCCCAGGGCTTAGATGTGCGCTACGAAATCGTCTCCCCGGTGCCCTGTCCGTTCTACTCCATAGGACACG CCGACGGCGTGCTCCGCCTCACTGCGCCGCTGGAGTTAGCTCGGGCCCCGGTAGCGGCGTTCACCAGGCTGCAGGTGAAGGCCTTCGAGAGACTCCGCCCGTGGGCCAGCGCCGAGCTCGATCTCACCGTCAGCGTGCGGTCGGTTAACCGCTGGCCTCCGCGTTGCCTCCCGGCGCTGCTGGT GGCTCAAATCCCTGAGACCGCGCCCGTGGGCACTGTGCTGAACACCCTCACTTGCACCGACCCTGACTCTGCCAGCACCACCCTCGACTACCAGTTGTGGTTTCACAGCCCTCCCGGCCGGGCTAGCCTCTGCCTTCGCGACAGGGTCCTGGAG GTGAACACCACGCTGGACTGTGACACTCCAGGGGCCTGTTTCCAGCATACAGCCTCCATTCTGGTGTTTGATGATGGTCAGCCTCCCATGACCA CTGAGGTGCCAGTACTGGTGATGGTGACACCCATCAATGAGTTCTCTCCAACCTGTGCCCCACGCACGTTCCGGGTTCGTGAGGATGCAAGGCCCCATGCACTGCTGGGTTCTGTGGTGGGCGTGGACATGGATTACCCACATGACAGCATTGAGTACTATGCTTCTGGCAGGCCTGCCACCTTTACTGTGGACCGTCTCAGTG GGGAGGTTCACCTCCTGGGAACTTTGGACTATGAGCAGCAGAGGTTGTACAGGCTCACTGTCCAGCTGATTGACCATGGCCAGGACCAGGACCCCACCAGCCACCGCTCAGGCTCCTGCACCATTACTATCGAAGTTGAG GATGTGAACGACCATGCACCTGAGTGTGAGCCCCCATACCAGGAACTCACCATCCACACACCCCCAGGCCGTAGTGTGGAGGTGATCAATGTGTCATGCCGAATACCCCAGGAGCCACAGCGCCTCACCTTCTCCTACAGCATTGTAGGAG GGAATACCCAGAGCCGATTCAGCCTGAAAGGTGCCATGCTGGTGCACAGCGACCCTGTTCCCAGCCCCCCCTGGTCACAACAGCCCAACACCTACGAGCTGTTGATCCGCGTGACTGATGCAGGTCCCTCCATCCCCTACCTCAGCACCACAGCCACCATCATTGTGCATCTGGTTCCCTGGAGGGCCAGCACAGTGGCCACGAGCACCCACAGAACCACA ATGCCCTCAATGATGACACCCCTGCTTGTGACAGACACAAAGGTTTTCTGGCAGCCGGAGCCCTGGTTTGTGGTGGTGCTGACAGTGACTGGtgcccttctcctctttgctctggGCTGTCTCCTCAGCAGGCTCCTCAGGGG CGTGGCCCCGTTGCTACAGACACCAAACAAATCAGCCCAGGATTTGCTGCTGAACAG CATCCAGGGAACTGAGGGGTCCACTGAGGGGTTCATGGAGGCACCAAGGATGGAGACACCCCAG TCTTTTGATGGCAGAGCACAGGACCCCCGTGAGTCATTCTCGTCCCAAACCGGTCTCTACCTGGGCCCACCTTCTCTCATCCCATCTCTATATCTCCTACCTCTGGGCATCTGCCATTTACCCTTTCCCTGA
- the CDHR4 gene encoding cadherin-related family member 4 isoform X8, with product MELLRPLVLLLALGVFDLHSQPWFMNISESLGPGTVLEPFPFNCTSSAPTLELLYVQPPTTFFNPPSLRRQGSYYVGTRDPSHVQCAGRFASPAGEIIEVPETVTPGARLYTLLLPGLELKGAQMSITSAQDPSYFPGSFSINQQGWLQVPAQGLKGQSQKVFQLRISVAFGQGQNCQGMLTVKVLPVPSSQVSFQQPAQNITILENLAPGEKVIQVRAQGLDVRYEIVSPVPCPFYSIGHADGVLRLTAPLELARAPVAAFTRLQVKAFERLRPWASAELDLTVSVRSVNRWPPRCLPALLVAQIPETAPVGTVLNTLTCTDPDSASTTLDYQLWFHSPPGRASLCLRDRVLEVNTTLDCDTPGACFQHTASILVFDDGQPPMTTEVPVLVMVTPINEFSPTCAPRTFRVREDARPHALLGSVVGVDMDYPHDSIEYYASGRPATFTVDRLSGEVHLLGTLDYEQQRLYRLTVQLIDHGQDQDPTSHRSGSCTITIEVEDVNDHAPECEPPYQELTIHTPPGRSVEVINVSCRIPQEPQRLTFSYSIVGGNTQSRFSLKGAMLVHSDPVPSPPWSQQPNTYELLIRVTDAGPSIPYLSTTATIIVHLVPWRASTVATSTHRTTMPSMMTPLLVTDTKVFWQPEPWFVVVLTVTGALLLFALGCLLSRLLRGVAPLLQTPNKSAQDLLLNSIQGTEGSTEGFMEAPRMETPQQSFDGRAQDPRESFSSQTGLYLGPPSLIPSLYLLPLGICHLPFP from the exons ATGGAGCTACTCAGGCCCCTCGTGCTCCTTCTTGCTCTGGGTGTCTTTG ACCTCCACAGCCAGCCCTGGTTCATGAATATCTCTGAGAGCCTGGGCCCTGGCACAGTTCTTGAGCCTTTCCCCTTCAACTGCACCTCCTCCGCACCCACCTTGGAGCTGCTCTATGTGCAGCCACCCACCACCTTCTTCAACCCACCCAGCCTCAGGAGGCAAGGCTCCTACTATGTGGGCACG CGGGATCCCAGTCATGTCCAGTGTGCCGGCCGATTTGCCAGCCCAG CTGGGGAAATCATTGAGGTGCCAGAGACGGTCACACCGGGGGCCCGGCTGTACACTTTGCTGCTCCCAGGCCTGGAACTCAAAGGAGCCCAG ATGAGCATCACCAGTGCCCAGGACCCTTCATACTTCCCTGGATCTTTCTCCATCAATCAGCAGGGTTGGCTGCAGGTGCCAGCCCAGGGCCTCAAAGGCCAGTCTCAAAAG GTCTTCCAGCTGCGGATCTCAGTGGCTTTCGGACAGGGCCAAAACTGCCAGGGGATGCTGACAGTGAAGGTTTTGCCTGTCCCCTCCAGTCAGGTCTCCTTCCA GCAGCCGGCCCAGAACATCACCATCCTCGAGAACCTAGCCCCCGGAGAAAAAGTGATTCAGGTCCGGGCCCAGGGCTTAGATGTGCGCTACGAAATCGTCTCCCCGGTGCCCTGTCCGTTCTACTCCATAGGACACG CCGACGGCGTGCTCCGCCTCACTGCGCCGCTGGAGTTAGCTCGGGCCCCGGTAGCGGCGTTCACCAGGCTGCAGGTGAAGGCCTTCGAGAGACTCCGCCCGTGGGCCAGCGCCGAGCTCGATCTCACCGTCAGCGTGCGGTCGGTTAACCGCTGGCCTCCGCGTTGCCTCCCGGCGCTGCTGGT GGCTCAAATCCCTGAGACCGCGCCCGTGGGCACTGTGCTGAACACCCTCACTTGCACCGACCCTGACTCTGCCAGCACCACCCTCGACTACCAGTTGTGGTTTCACAGCCCTCCCGGCCGGGCTAGCCTCTGCCTTCGCGACAGGGTCCTGGAG GTGAACACCACGCTGGACTGTGACACTCCAGGGGCCTGTTTCCAGCATACAGCCTCCATTCTGGTGTTTGATGATGGTCAGCCTCCCATGACCA CTGAGGTGCCAGTACTGGTGATGGTGACACCCATCAATGAGTTCTCTCCAACCTGTGCCCCACGCACGTTCCGGGTTCGTGAGGATGCAAGGCCCCATGCACTGCTGGGTTCTGTGGTGGGCGTGGACATGGATTACCCACATGACAGCATTGAGTACTATGCTTCTGGCAGGCCTGCCACCTTTACTGTGGACCGTCTCAGTG GGGAGGTTCACCTCCTGGGAACTTTGGACTATGAGCAGCAGAGGTTGTACAGGCTCACTGTCCAGCTGATTGACCATGGCCAGGACCAGGACCCCACCAGCCACCGCTCAGGCTCCTGCACCATTACTATCGAAGTTGAG GATGTGAACGACCATGCACCTGAGTGTGAGCCCCCATACCAGGAACTCACCATCCACACACCCCCAGGCCGTAGTGTGGAGGTGATCAATGTGTCATGCCGAATACCCCAGGAGCCACAGCGCCTCACCTTCTCCTACAGCATTGTAGGAG GGAATACCCAGAGCCGATTCAGCCTGAAAGGTGCCATGCTGGTGCACAGCGACCCTGTTCCCAGCCCCCCCTGGTCACAACAGCCCAACACCTACGAGCTGTTGATCCGCGTGACTGATGCAGGTCCCTCCATCCCCTACCTCAGCACCACAGCCACCATCATTGTGCATCTGGTTCCCTGGAGGGCCAGCACAGTGGCCACGAGCACCCACAGAACCACA ATGCCCTCAATGATGACACCCCTGCTTGTGACAGACACAAAGGTTTTCTGGCAGCCGGAGCCCTGGTTTGTGGTGGTGCTGACAGTGACTGGtgcccttctcctctttgctctggGCTGTCTCCTCAGCAGGCTCCTCAGGGG CGTGGCCCCGTTGCTACAGACACCAAACAAATCAGCCCAGGATTTGCTGCTGAACAG CATCCAGGGAACTGAGGGGTCCACTGAGGGGTTCATGGAGGCACCAAGGATGGAGACACCCCAG CAGTCTTTTGATGGCAGAGCACAGGACCCCCGTGAGTCATTCTCGTCCCAAACCGGTCTCTACCTGGGCCCACCTTCTCTCATCCCATCTCTATATCTCCTACCTCTGGGCATCTGCCATTTACCCTTTCCCTGA
- the CDHR4 gene encoding cadherin-related family member 4 isoform X6, whose product MELLRPLVLLLALGVFDLHSQPWFMNISESLGPGTVLEPFPFNCTSSAPTLELLYVQPPTTFFNPPSLRRQGSYYVGTVTFSSSVRLDALAVNHYRLQLRFKCGIHVTEGPLFLDVQRDPSHVQCAGRFASPAGEIIEVPETVTPGARLYTLLLPGLELKGAQMSITSAQDPSYFPGSFSINQQGWLQVPAQGLKGQSQKVFQLRISVAFGQGQNCQGMLTVKVLPVPSSQVSFQQPAQNITILENLAPGEKVIQVRAQGLDVRYEIVSPVPCPFYSIGHADGVLRLTAPLELARAPVAAFTRLQVKAFERLRPWASAELDLTVSVRSVNRWPPRCLPALLVAQIPETAPVGTVLNTLTCTDPDSASTTLDYQLWFHSPPGRASLCLRDRVLEVNTTLDCDTPGACFQHTASILVFDDGQPPMTTEVPVLVMVTPINEFSPTCAPRTFRVREDARPHALLGSVVGVDMDYPHDSIEYYASGRPATFTVDRLSGEVHLLGTLDYEQQRLYRLTVQLIDHGQDQDPTSHRSGSCTITIEVEDVNDHAPECEPPYQELTIHTPPGRSVEVINVSCRIPQEPQRLTFSYSIVGGNTQSRFSLKGAMLVHSDPVPSPPWSQQPNTYELLIRVTDAGPSIPYLSTTATIIVHLVPWRASTVATSTHRTTMPSMMTPLLVTDTKVFWQPEPWFVVVLTVTGALLLFALGCLLSRLLRGVAPLLQTPNKSAQDLLLNSIQGTEGSTEGFMEAPRMETPQVPKQRHDPAVF is encoded by the exons ATGGAGCTACTCAGGCCCCTCGTGCTCCTTCTTGCTCTGGGTGTCTTTG ACCTCCACAGCCAGCCCTGGTTCATGAATATCTCTGAGAGCCTGGGCCCTGGCACAGTTCTTGAGCCTTTCCCCTTCAACTGCACCTCCTCCGCACCCACCTTGGAGCTGCTCTATGTGCAGCCACCCACCACCTTCTTCAACCCACCCAGCCTCAGGAGGCAAGGCTCCTACTATGTGGGCACG GTGACTTTCAGCAGCTCGGTTCGGCTTGATGCTCTAGCAGTAAACCACTACAGACTGCAGCTGCGATTCAAGTGTGGCATCCATGTGACTGAGGGGCCACTCTTTTTGGATGTGCAGCGGGATCCCAGTCATGTCCAGTGTGCCGGCCGATTTGCCAGCCCAG CTGGGGAAATCATTGAGGTGCCAGAGACGGTCACACCGGGGGCCCGGCTGTACACTTTGCTGCTCCCAGGCCTGGAACTCAAAGGAGCCCAG ATGAGCATCACCAGTGCCCAGGACCCTTCATACTTCCCTGGATCTTTCTCCATCAATCAGCAGGGTTGGCTGCAGGTGCCAGCCCAGGGCCTCAAAGGCCAGTCTCAAAAG GTCTTCCAGCTGCGGATCTCAGTGGCTTTCGGACAGGGCCAAAACTGCCAGGGGATGCTGACAGTGAAGGTTTTGCCTGTCCCCTCCAGTCAGGTCTCCTTCCA GCAGCCGGCCCAGAACATCACCATCCTCGAGAACCTAGCCCCCGGAGAAAAAGTGATTCAGGTCCGGGCCCAGGGCTTAGATGTGCGCTACGAAATCGTCTCCCCGGTGCCCTGTCCGTTCTACTCCATAGGACACG CCGACGGCGTGCTCCGCCTCACTGCGCCGCTGGAGTTAGCTCGGGCCCCGGTAGCGGCGTTCACCAGGCTGCAGGTGAAGGCCTTCGAGAGACTCCGCCCGTGGGCCAGCGCCGAGCTCGATCTCACCGTCAGCGTGCGGTCGGTTAACCGCTGGCCTCCGCGTTGCCTCCCGGCGCTGCTGGT GGCTCAAATCCCTGAGACCGCGCCCGTGGGCACTGTGCTGAACACCCTCACTTGCACCGACCCTGACTCTGCCAGCACCACCCTCGACTACCAGTTGTGGTTTCACAGCCCTCCCGGCCGGGCTAGCCTCTGCCTTCGCGACAGGGTCCTGGAG GTGAACACCACGCTGGACTGTGACACTCCAGGGGCCTGTTTCCAGCATACAGCCTCCATTCTGGTGTTTGATGATGGTCAGCCTCCCATGACCA CTGAGGTGCCAGTACTGGTGATGGTGACACCCATCAATGAGTTCTCTCCAACCTGTGCCCCACGCACGTTCCGGGTTCGTGAGGATGCAAGGCCCCATGCACTGCTGGGTTCTGTGGTGGGCGTGGACATGGATTACCCACATGACAGCATTGAGTACTATGCTTCTGGCAGGCCTGCCACCTTTACTGTGGACCGTCTCAGTG GGGAGGTTCACCTCCTGGGAACTTTGGACTATGAGCAGCAGAGGTTGTACAGGCTCACTGTCCAGCTGATTGACCATGGCCAGGACCAGGACCCCACCAGCCACCGCTCAGGCTCCTGCACCATTACTATCGAAGTTGAG GATGTGAACGACCATGCACCTGAGTGTGAGCCCCCATACCAGGAACTCACCATCCACACACCCCCAGGCCGTAGTGTGGAGGTGATCAATGTGTCATGCCGAATACCCCAGGAGCCACAGCGCCTCACCTTCTCCTACAGCATTGTAGGAG GGAATACCCAGAGCCGATTCAGCCTGAAAGGTGCCATGCTGGTGCACAGCGACCCTGTTCCCAGCCCCCCCTGGTCACAACAGCCCAACACCTACGAGCTGTTGATCCGCGTGACTGATGCAGGTCCCTCCATCCCCTACCTCAGCACCACAGCCACCATCATTGTGCATCTGGTTCCCTGGAGGGCCAGCACAGTGGCCACGAGCACCCACAGAACCACA ATGCCCTCAATGATGACACCCCTGCTTGTGACAGACACAAAGGTTTTCTGGCAGCCGGAGCCCTGGTTTGTGGTGGTGCTGACAGTGACTGGtgcccttctcctctttgctctggGCTGTCTCCTCAGCAGGCTCCTCAGGGG CGTGGCCCCGTTGCTACAGACACCAAACAAATCAGCCCAGGATTTGCTGCTGAACAG CATCCAGGGAACTGAGGGGTCCACTGAGGGGTTCATGGAGGCACCAAGGATGGAGACACCCCAGGTACCAAAGCAGCGTCATGATCCTG CAGTCTTTTGA